A single region of the Duganella sp. BuS-21 genome encodes:
- a CDS encoding DUF1501 domain-containing protein: MSKPMQSRRNFLGSMLSLAGGTAIPFSMNLAAMSSAAAATASDYKALVCVFLTGGNDGFNTVLSTDPESWASYSKYRTTASADSIALGQGSAYSSLLPIAPTTAQAGRSFALHPSMTAMRDLFNNGNLAVVANVGTLIQPTTKAEFHARSVPLPSKLFSHNDQQAVWQSNQPEGSNTSGWGARMVEMLAAANANSSFAAVSTSGNSTFLSGRMLRQLQFAGTSIPAIKNLSGPLFGSTLAANTLRDIITADSTDLIQKEHAAVARNAITTQAAASTAMLPIGAGGVVDPSWYVNPNTGVASVNPLAVQLQTVARMIGGRNTLGMKRQVFYVSIGGFDTHDKQRTHQADLLAQLSHAMRYFNAVLYSLPGGDMTKQVTLFTASDFGRTFTSNGDGTDHGWGSHHFVMGGAVKGKDIYGTMPAVGIGHKNDAGSGALLPAISVDQYGATLGSWFGLSATETADVFPNIGNFSTRNLGFMNAV, from the coding sequence ATGAGCAAACCGATGCAATCCCGTCGCAATTTTCTCGGTAGCATGTTGTCCCTGGCCGGCGGCACTGCAATTCCCTTCTCGATGAATCTTGCGGCCATGAGCAGCGCAGCTGCCGCCACTGCGTCCGATTACAAGGCGCTGGTATGCGTATTTCTGACCGGTGGCAACGACGGCTTCAACACCGTTCTGAGCACCGATCCCGAGTCGTGGGCGAGCTACTCGAAATACCGCACCACCGCCAGCGCGGACTCCATCGCACTCGGCCAAGGTAGCGCCTATAGCAGTCTGCTGCCGATCGCGCCCACTACCGCGCAAGCCGGCCGCAGCTTCGCACTGCATCCCAGCATGACCGCCATGCGTGACTTGTTCAACAATGGCAACCTGGCCGTGGTGGCCAATGTCGGCACACTGATCCAGCCCACCACCAAGGCCGAGTTCCATGCCCGCTCGGTGCCGCTGCCGTCAAAACTGTTCTCGCACAACGATCAGCAGGCCGTGTGGCAGTCAAATCAGCCTGAGGGCAGCAACACCTCCGGCTGGGGGGCGCGCATGGTGGAGATGCTGGCGGCCGCGAACGCGAATTCCTCGTTTGCCGCCGTCTCCACCTCGGGCAACTCGACCTTCCTCAGCGGCCGGATGTTGCGCCAGTTGCAGTTTGCCGGAACCAGTATCCCGGCAATCAAAAACCTGAGCGGCCCGCTGTTCGGCTCGACCCTGGCCGCTAACACCTTGCGCGACATCATTACCGCCGACAGCACCGACCTGATCCAGAAGGAACATGCCGCAGTGGCGCGCAACGCCATCACCACGCAAGCAGCCGCCAGCACCGCCATGCTGCCGATCGGCGCCGGCGGCGTGGTGGACCCAAGCTGGTACGTCAATCCGAACACCGGTGTGGCAAGCGTCAATCCGCTGGCGGTGCAACTGCAAACCGTGGCGCGCATGATCGGCGGCCGCAATACGCTGGGCATGAAGCGTCAGGTATTTTATGTCAGCATCGGCGGCTTCGATACGCACGATAAGCAGCGCACCCACCAGGCTGACCTGCTGGCGCAGCTGAGTCACGCGATGCGGTATTTCAATGCCGTGCTGTATTCGCTGCCTGGTGGCGACATGACCAAGCAAGTTACGCTGTTCACCGCATCGGACTTCGGCCGCACGTTCACCAGCAATGGCGACGGCACCGACCACGGCTGGGGCTCGCACCACTTCGTCATGGGGGGTGCCGTGAAAGGCAAGGATATCTACGGCACCATGCCGGCCGTGGGCATTGGGCACAAGAATGACGCCGGGTCCGGCGCTCTGTTGCCGGCCATTTCGGTGGACCAATACGGCGCCACGCTGGGCAGCTGGTTCGGCCTGTCGGCCACCGAGACTGCGGACGTGTTCCCGAACATCGGCAACTTCAGCACCCGCAACCTCGGCTTCATGAACGCCGTTTAA
- a CDS encoding response regulator transcription factor, producing the protein MKSKVLLIDDDIELVGMFKEYLEQEGFEVKAVHDGEAGAAAAATGLYAIAILDVMMPRMNGLETLRRIRTNSQLPILMLTGRGDDTDRIVGLELGADDYVAKPCTPRELTARIRAILRRAQSVPTDNSQQTAITVGQLVMWPEQRRATWAGGKLELTSTEFNLLEVLARNAGRPVSKNTLSEQGLGRPLARFDRNIDVHLSSLRHKLGTIADGRSCLQTVYRLGYQLIKE; encoded by the coding sequence ATGAAGAGCAAAGTACTGCTGATAGACGACGACATCGAACTGGTGGGCATGTTCAAGGAATACCTGGAACAGGAGGGTTTTGAAGTCAAAGCCGTACACGACGGCGAAGCCGGCGCCGCCGCCGCCGCCACCGGCCTGTACGCCATCGCCATCCTGGACGTGATGATGCCGCGCATGAACGGCCTGGAAACGCTGCGCCGCATCCGCACCAACAGCCAGCTGCCGATCCTGATGTTGACCGGCCGTGGCGACGACACCGACCGCATCGTCGGCCTGGAACTGGGTGCCGACGATTACGTGGCCAAGCCCTGCACGCCGCGCGAGCTGACCGCGCGCATTCGCGCCATCCTGCGCCGCGCGCAAAGCGTGCCGACCGACAATAGCCAACAAACCGCCATCACCGTCGGCCAACTGGTGATGTGGCCGGAGCAGCGGCGCGCCACCTGGGCCGGCGGCAAGCTGGAACTGACCAGTACCGAATTCAATCTGCTCGAAGTATTGGCGCGTAACGCCGGCCGTCCGGTCAGCAAGAACACCTTGTCGGAACAAGGCCTGGGTCGCCCGCTGGCGCGCTTCGACCGCAATATCGACGTTCACCTGAGTTCGCTGCGCCACAAGCTAGGCACCATCGCCGACGGCCGCTCCTGCCTGCAAACCGTGTACCGCCTGGGCTATCAGCTCATCAAGGAGTAA
- a CDS encoding intradiol ring-cleavage dioxygenase: MESHDDHEHSLAADLTAMLNLNTDRRQTLRWLLAGASALPVLGCGGGSGSDTTTTTASTTTATTGTTGTTTTTPTTPTTGTSTTPTTGSCSVIPEETGGPYPADGTNSNSSGVVNVLTQSGVVRSDIRSSFGSASGTAAGVPLTIKLQIVNANNNCAALANAAVYLWHCDRDGNYSLYSSGVTNQNYLRGVQETDSSGNLSFTTIYPGCYSGRVPHVHFEVYASLAKASSASNRIRTSQFTFPVTTSNEVYATAGYSASVRNMAAISFSSDNVFSDGYSLQMSAVTGNATDGYVATLVVAVSV; this comes from the coding sequence ATGGAATCTCACGACGATCACGAACACAGCCTGGCGGCCGACCTCACGGCCATGCTCAACCTCAACACCGACCGGCGCCAGACGCTGCGCTGGCTGCTGGCCGGCGCCTCGGCGCTGCCGGTGCTCGGCTGCGGCGGCGGCTCAGGCAGTGACACCACCACCACCACGGCCTCTACGACCACAGCGACCACCGGCACCACCGGCACCACCACAACGACGCCGACGACGCCGACGACCGGCACGTCCACCACGCCCACCACCGGCTCGTGCTCGGTCATTCCAGAAGAGACGGGCGGCCCGTATCCGGCCGACGGCACCAACAGCAATAGCAGCGGGGTAGTGAACGTACTGACACAGTCGGGCGTGGTGCGCAGCGATATCCGCAGCAGCTTCGGCAGCGCCAGCGGCACGGCGGCCGGCGTGCCGCTGACCATCAAGCTGCAGATCGTCAACGCCAACAACAACTGCGCGGCGCTGGCTAACGCCGCCGTCTACCTGTGGCACTGCGATCGCGACGGCAACTACTCACTGTACTCCAGCGGCGTCACCAACCAGAACTACCTGCGCGGCGTGCAGGAAACCGATAGCAGCGGCAACCTGAGCTTCACCACGATCTATCCGGGCTGCTACTCGGGCCGCGTGCCGCATGTGCACTTCGAAGTGTACGCCTCACTGGCCAAGGCCAGCAGCGCCTCCAACCGCATCCGCACCTCGCAGTTCACCTTCCCGGTGACCACCAGCAACGAGGTGTACGCCACCGCCGGCTACAGCGCCAGCGTGCGCAATATGGCGGCGATCAGCTTCAGCAGCGACAACGTCTTCAGCGACGGCTACTCGCTGCAGATGTCGGCCGTCACCGGCAACGCCACCGATGGCTATGTGGCGACGCTGGTGGTGGCGGTGTCCGTTTAA
- the istB gene encoding IS21-like element helper ATPase IstB, producing MNLQHERITELCEALKLSFVGQSYGAAAQQAAKDEMAYSDFLEALLREEMAGRTVRKQTMMTRLAGFPAIKTLEQFNYDFAKGVKRSQIEELAGLGFIERNENVVLVGPSGVGKTHLAMALGYKATQAGIKTRFMTASDLLLTLTTAHAQNSLKTVMHRTIKTYRLLIIDEIGYLPMNREQANLFFQVIAALYEKGSLIVTSNLPFGQWDATFAQDATLTAALLDRLLHHAHIVPIAGESYRLKHQRQAGTVKGISAGNAG from the coding sequence ATGAACCTGCAACACGAACGCATCACCGAATTGTGCGAGGCGCTCAAGCTGTCCTTCGTGGGACAAAGCTACGGTGCGGCAGCACAGCAGGCTGCCAAGGACGAGATGGCATACAGCGACTTCCTGGAGGCGTTGCTGCGCGAAGAAATGGCGGGACGAACGGTACGCAAGCAAACCATGATGACGCGCCTGGCCGGCTTCCCAGCGATCAAAACGCTGGAGCAGTTCAACTATGACTTCGCCAAGGGCGTCAAACGCAGCCAGATCGAGGAGCTGGCCGGACTGGGCTTCATCGAGCGTAACGAGAACGTGGTGCTGGTCGGACCGAGTGGCGTGGGCAAGACACACCTGGCGATGGCGTTGGGCTACAAGGCTACTCAGGCTGGCATCAAGACGCGCTTTATGACGGCATCTGACCTGCTGCTGACGCTGACGACGGCGCACGCGCAAAACAGTTTGAAAACGGTGATGCATCGAACCATCAAGACGTACCGGCTGCTCATCATCGATGAAATTGGCTATCTGCCGATGAACCGCGAGCAGGCCAACCTGTTTTTTCAGGTGATCGCGGCGCTGTACGAAAAAGGTAGCCTGATCGTGACAAGCAACCTGCCATTCGGCCAATGGGACGCCACGTTTGCGCAAGACGCGACGTTGACGGCAGCGCTGCTGGATCGGTTGCTGCACCACGCGCACATCGTGCCTATCGCCGGTGAAAGCTACCGGCTCAAGCACCAGCGGCAGGCCGGTACCGTCAAGGGTATCAGCGCCGGCAACGCTGGCTGA
- a CDS encoding DNA internalization-related competence protein ComEC/Rec2 yields MRMVLVGLAIGAACLQLQAVLPSPIVMVVMVALLLPALIIGARLASGMAPAVRVVAGLLCGAVIGFLWAAWLAHRALAPELALEDEGRDLKIIGTIDNLPYRFAQGVRFNFAVEQADGVAPPRIALSWYSGYREQVSVVPDVRPGERWQLTVRLQRPHGNANPYGFDYEAWLLEQGVRATGYIRVARDNRRVDSFVFSAGSVVEHSRALLRDRILAALPGRPYAGVIVALVVGDQRGIDQADWQVFNRTGIGHLISISGLHITMVAGLFAWAAFTLWRWSFFTRAQLPLLLPAQKVAALTGAGVALLYVLLAGFGVPAQRTLYMLMVVAAALWFNRLTSITHVLCTALGVVVVIDPWAVLWPGFWLSFGAVAIILYATVGRTTPRDLHAAAPGMPHVPAPLTRRERTTLALRAGAHTQYVVTLGLVPITMLLFGQVSVVSPLANAVAIPLISLVVTPLALVGSMLPQMLAIPLLLSAHALVEGLALCLQWFSGMRYAVWSAPVPPFWLFCWAMFGTIWLLAPRGWPARWLGLATWIPLLAAEPAHPPPGRMTVTAFDVGQGMALLIETSGHRLLYDAGPAYSPESNAGSRVVLPYLRARGIATLDGMVISHSDADHAGGALSVLEGVATGWVLSSLPPQHAIARAARRHVPCAAGQHWIWDGVRFELLHPQAASYANQALKPNARTCALKITANGKSILLAGDIEAEQEAQLVEARAPALRADVLLVPHHGSGTSSTREFLLAVRPQAAIFQVGHRNRYRHPKKEVYERYGAMHIHRYRTDQAGALTLEFDQAIRIFSYRQTRARYWQAPRVDDDQGDN; encoded by the coding sequence ATGCGTATGGTTTTGGTAGGCTTGGCAATAGGCGCGGCGTGCCTGCAGTTGCAGGCGGTCTTGCCGTCGCCGATCGTCATGGTCGTGATGGTGGCGCTTTTGCTGCCGGCGCTGATCATTGGGGCCAGGCTGGCGTCGGGCATGGCGCCCGCCGTACGCGTGGTGGCGGGCCTGCTGTGTGGTGCGGTGATCGGTTTTCTGTGGGCCGCGTGGCTTGCGCACCGCGCCCTGGCACCGGAGTTGGCGCTGGAAGATGAAGGGCGCGATCTGAAGATCATCGGCACCATCGACAATCTGCCGTACCGCTTTGCGCAAGGCGTGCGGTTTAATTTTGCGGTGGAGCAGGCCGACGGCGTGGCGCCGCCGAGGATTGCATTGTCGTGGTACTCGGGCTATCGCGAGCAGGTCAGCGTGGTGCCGGATGTGCGGCCGGGCGAGCGCTGGCAGCTCACTGTGCGCTTGCAACGGCCGCACGGCAACGCCAATCCTTACGGTTTCGATTACGAGGCGTGGCTGCTGGAGCAGGGCGTGCGCGCCACCGGCTATATTCGGGTCGCGCGCGATAACCGTCGTGTGGATAGCTTCGTGTTCAGCGCCGGGAGTGTGGTCGAGCATAGTCGTGCGCTGCTGCGCGATCGCATTCTGGCCGCGCTGCCGGGCAGGCCGTATGCGGGCGTGATTGTGGCATTGGTGGTCGGCGATCAGCGCGGCATCGATCAGGCGGATTGGCAGGTGTTCAATCGCACCGGCATCGGGCATTTGATTTCGATCTCAGGATTGCATATCACGATGGTGGCGGGCCTGTTCGCGTGGGCCGCGTTCACCCTGTGGCGCTGGTCGTTCTTCACGCGCGCGCAACTGCCTTTGCTGCTGCCGGCGCAAAAGGTGGCGGCGCTGACCGGGGCGGGCGTGGCGCTGCTGTATGTGCTGCTGGCCGGTTTCGGCGTGCCGGCGCAGCGCACCTTGTACATGCTGATGGTGGTGGCCGCCGCGCTGTGGTTCAATCGCTTGACCAGCATCACGCATGTGCTGTGTACCGCACTGGGCGTGGTGGTGGTGATCGATCCGTGGGCGGTGCTGTGGCCGGGCTTCTGGCTGTCGTTCGGCGCGGTCGCCATTATTTTGTATGCGACCGTTGGACGTACCACCCCGCGCGACCTACACGCCGCTGCGCCGGGTATGCCGCATGTGCCTGCGCCACTGACACGCCGCGAGCGTACGACGCTGGCATTGCGCGCTGGCGCCCACACGCAGTATGTGGTGACCCTGGGCCTGGTGCCGATCACCATGCTGCTGTTCGGCCAGGTGTCGGTGGTCAGCCCGCTCGCGAACGCGGTGGCGATTCCGCTGATTAGCCTTGTGGTCACCCCGCTTGCGCTGGTGGGCAGCATGCTGCCGCAGATGCTGGCCATCCCGCTGCTGCTGTCCGCGCATGCGTTGGTGGAAGGGCTGGCGCTTTGCCTGCAATGGTTCAGCGGCATGCGCTACGCCGTGTGGAGTGCGCCGGTGCCGCCGTTCTGGTTGTTTTGCTGGGCGATGTTCGGCACCATCTGGTTGCTGGCGCCGCGCGGATGGCCGGCGCGCTGGCTGGGCCTCGCGACCTGGATTCCATTGCTGGCCGCCGAGCCGGCGCATCCGCCGCCGGGGCGCATGACCGTCACCGCTTTCGATGTGGGGCAGGGCATGGCGCTACTGATCGAGACCAGCGGCCACCGCCTGCTTTACGACGCCGGCCCTGCCTACTCGCCTGAATCCAACGCCGGCAGCCGCGTCGTTCTGCCTTATCTGCGGGCGCGTGGCATCGCCACGCTCGATGGCATGGTCATCTCGCACAGCGATGCCGATCATGCCGGCGGCGCATTGTCGGTGCTTGAAGGTGTTGCTACCGGCTGGGTGCTGTCGTCGCTTCCGCCGCAGCACGCCATCGCGCGCGCCGCGCGTCGGCACGTGCCTTGCGCAGCAGGGCAGCACTGGATCTGGGACGGCGTACGCTTCGAGCTGCTGCATCCGCAGGCGGCCAGCTACGCCAATCAAGCGCTCAAGCCCAACGCGCGCACCTGCGCGCTGAAGATCACCGCCAACGGCAAATCCATCCTGCTGGCCGGCGATATCGAGGCCGAGCAGGAAGCGCAACTGGTCGAGGCTAGGGCGCCGGCCTTGCGCGCCGATGTCTTGCTGGTGCCGCACCACGGCAGCGGCACCAGTTCGACCCGCGAGTTCCTGCTGGCCGTCCGTCCCCAGGCGGCGATCTTCCAGGTCGGCCATCGCAACCGTTACCGTCATCCAAAGAAAGAGGTCTATGAGCGCTACGGCGCCATGCACATCCACCGCTATCGCACCGACCAGGCCGGCGCGCTGACGCTGGAATTCGATCAAGCCATACGAATTTTCAGCTACCGCCAGACCCGCGCCCGCTATTGGCAGGCACCGCGCGTGGACGATGATCAGGGCGATAATTAG
- the dcd gene encoding dCTP deaminase, with the protein MTIKSDKWIRRMAEQHGMIEPFFPDQVRQEDGRKVISYGTSSYGYDIRCADEFKVFTNINSTIVDPKNFDSNSFVDIKSDVCIIPPNSFALARTVEYFRIPRSVLTVCLGKSTYARCGIIVNVTPFEPEWEGYVTLEFSNTTPLPAKIYAGEGCAQVLFFESDEVCDVSYKDRNGKYQGQSGVTLPKA; encoded by the coding sequence ATGACGATTAAAAGCGATAAATGGATACGCCGGATGGCGGAACAGCATGGGATGATCGAACCGTTCTTCCCGGACCAGGTACGCCAGGAAGACGGCCGCAAGGTGATTTCCTACGGCACCTCGTCGTACGGCTACGACATCCGCTGCGCCGATGAGTTCAAGGTGTTCACCAACATCAACAGCACCATCGTCGATCCGAAGAATTTCGATTCGAATTCCTTCGTGGACATCAAAAGCGATGTCTGCATCATCCCGCCGAATTCGTTCGCGCTGGCCCGCACCGTGGAATACTTCCGCATTCCGCGCAGCGTGCTGACGGTTTGCCTGGGCAAGTCGACCTACGCCCGCTGCGGCATCATCGTCAACGTCACGCCGTTCGAGCCGGAATGGGAAGGTTATGTGACCTTGGAGTTCTCCAACACCACGCCGCTGCCGGCCAAGATCTATGCCGGCGAAGGCTGCGCGCAGGTGCTGTTCTTTGAGAGCGATGAAGTGTGCGACGTGTCGTACAAGGACCGCAACGGCAAGTACCAGGGCCAGAGCGGCGTGACCCTGCCCAAAGCGTAA
- a CDS encoding alpha/beta hydrolase translates to MSKPKLHFAHANSYPAGVYRQFFATLSEHFDIQALDMHAHNPQYPVSDGWPNLVDEYINELTTRYTEPVILVGHSLGGMLSMMVAHRRPDLVRCVVMLDAPVVGGWRALAWRMIKRLGRAYSVPPAKFSIRRRNVWPDAQAAHDHFAVKDIFAAWAPGVLADYMDSGLKPHPDGVQLRFTRENETAVYASLPHHLPRLLRKGTPVPIGFIGGDNSWETSQAGHQYTRALVGRHFRILPGGHLFPMETPAAAAEATRDMIMELLSVQSGKKVLKNEAIA, encoded by the coding sequence GTGAGCAAGCCCAAGCTGCATTTTGCCCATGCCAATAGTTACCCGGCCGGCGTGTATCGACAATTCTTCGCCACGCTGTCCGAGCACTTCGACATCCAGGCGCTCGACATGCACGCGCACAATCCGCAGTATCCGGTCAGCGATGGCTGGCCGAACCTGGTGGATGAATACATCAACGAACTGACCACGCGCTACACCGAGCCGGTGATCCTGGTCGGCCATTCCCTGGGCGGCATGTTGAGCATGATGGTGGCGCATCGGCGTCCAGACCTGGTGCGCTGCGTGGTGATGCTGGATGCACCGGTGGTCGGCGGCTGGCGTGCCTTGGCCTGGCGCATGATCAAGCGGCTGGGCCGCGCCTACAGTGTGCCGCCGGCCAAGTTCTCCATCCGCCGCCGCAACGTCTGGCCCGATGCGCAGGCCGCGCACGACCATTTCGCCGTCAAGGATATTTTTGCCGCCTGGGCACCGGGTGTGCTGGCCGATTACATGGACAGCGGCCTGAAGCCCCATCCGGACGGCGTGCAACTGCGCTTTACGCGCGAAAACGAAACCGCCGTCTACGCCAGCTTGCCGCATCACCTTCCGCGATTGCTGCGCAAGGGCACGCCGGTGCCGATCGGTTTCATCGGTGGCGACAATTCCTGGGAGACCAGCCAGGCCGGCCACCAGTACACCCGGGCGCTGGTTGGCCGCCACTTCCGCATCCTGCCCGGCGGCCATCTGTTCCCGATGGAGACGCCGGCCGCCGCCGCCGAAGCGACCAGGGATATGATCATGGAACTGTTATCGGTGCAATCTGGTAAAAAAGTTCTTAAAAATGAAGCGATAGCGTAA
- a CDS encoding periplasmic heavy metal sensor: MKTSKASVRNILLASILALPLFAVGVAAAEDMDGGRPLSAHEERGPRGPEHDGPPPFGGPQRGGPDHGGDRGPGFGPGRPPFLRGVELSDAQQDKVFAILHAESPYLRDQSKAAAKAREALRALAVADKYDDAKAAALAREAATAEANIALQQVRTQQKLLAVLTPEQRKQQAEDRPRQRP, encoded by the coding sequence ATGAAAACATCAAAAGCTAGCGTACGCAATATCCTGCTGGCCTCCATTCTGGCGCTGCCGCTGTTTGCCGTGGGCGTTGCCGCTGCGGAAGACATGGACGGCGGACGGCCGTTGTCGGCGCACGAAGAGCGCGGTCCGCGCGGCCCTGAGCATGATGGACCGCCGCCGTTCGGTGGCCCGCAGCGCGGCGGGCCGGATCACGGCGGAGACCGCGGCCCGGGCTTCGGTCCCGGCCGTCCGCCATTCCTGCGCGGCGTGGAGCTGAGCGACGCGCAGCAGGACAAGGTGTTTGCCATTCTGCACGCGGAGTCGCCTTACCTGCGCGATCAGTCGAAGGCAGCGGCCAAAGCGCGCGAGGCGTTGCGCGCGCTGGCCGTGGCAGACAAGTATGACGACGCCAAAGCCGCAGCGCTGGCCAGGGAGGCGGCCACGGCGGAAGCCAACATTGCCCTGCAGCAGGTGCGCACGCAGCAGAAATTGCTGGCTGTGCTGACGCCGGAGCAGCGCAAGCAGCAAGCGGAAGACCGGCCGCGTCAGCGTCCGTAA
- a CDS encoding ATP-binding protein, translating into MGRLFWKFFLSILLAQLTATVGIGGAIWWKNRSQQSNQQVTLDTSPPAEMAINAAASTLEFGGVKALQRMLENMERHRVYAVDEQGHELLGRIVSAQALQESRLRLKDDGRRRVVRQMVGDDGKRYLLFLPSGERQRGLDADRPLLANLSGGAQMAMTAASVLQGADDRRGNRPPPGPPGAQPDGAAPAFGPGAGPDGPAMDDRRNMGDRPWGPRFQPMGPWLPIAAATLASLLFSVLLAWYFSRPIRALRLAFDAAAHGDLAPRFAQESGRSGRSGTELNDLGRDFDRMTARLRSLIDGQTRLLHDVSHELRSPLARLQAAIGLAHQQPEKWSASMERIERESVRMDKLVGELLTLARLEAGAIRASQEEISMADLLDQIADDARYEAASQQRTVVQEGEADVGVIGQADLLGRAIENVVRNAIKHSPEGGEVELQARALPDAKQLIIRVLDRGPGVAPADLDTIFQPFFRSSNASTEGHGLGLAIAQHVIEAHGGSIKASNRAGGGLCVEMILPVKR; encoded by the coding sequence TTGGGCCGTTTGTTCTGGAAATTTTTCCTGTCCATCCTGCTGGCGCAGCTCACCGCGACGGTGGGCATCGGCGGTGCGATCTGGTGGAAGAATCGCAGTCAGCAGAGTAATCAGCAGGTCACGCTGGATACCAGTCCGCCGGCCGAAATGGCCATCAACGCGGCCGCCTCCACCTTGGAGTTCGGCGGCGTGAAGGCCTTGCAGCGCATGCTGGAGAACATGGAACGGCACCGCGTGTATGCGGTTGATGAGCAGGGGCATGAGCTGCTGGGCCGTATCGTCAGCGCGCAAGCCTTGCAGGAATCGCGCCTGCGCCTGAAGGACGACGGCCGGCGGCGCGTGGTGCGCCAGATGGTGGGCGACGACGGCAAGCGCTATCTGCTGTTCCTGCCGTCGGGCGAGCGCCAGCGCGGCCTCGATGCTGACCGTCCGCTGCTGGCCAACCTGAGCGGCGGCGCGCAGATGGCGATGACGGCCGCCTCGGTGCTGCAAGGCGCGGACGACCGGCGCGGCAATCGCCCGCCCCCAGGTCCACCCGGCGCGCAGCCGGACGGCGCCGCTCCCGCCTTCGGCCCGGGCGCCGGGCCGGACGGCCCCGCCATGGACGACCGCCGCAACATGGGCGACCGCCCGTGGGGGCCGCGCTTCCAGCCGATGGGACCGTGGCTGCCGATCGCCGCCGCCACCCTGGCCAGCCTGCTGTTCTCGGTGCTGCTGGCCTGGTACTTCTCGCGCCCTATCCGCGCGCTGCGGCTAGCCTTCGACGCCGCCGCCCACGGCGACCTGGCGCCGCGCTTTGCCCAGGAAAGCGGCCGAAGCGGCCGAAGCGGCACCGAACTGAACGACCTGGGCCGCGACTTCGACCGCATGACCGCCCGCCTGCGCAGCCTGATCGACGGCCAGACCCGCCTGCTGCACGACGTCTCGCACGAACTGCGCTCGCCACTGGCCCGCCTGCAGGCGGCCATCGGCCTGGCGCACCAGCAGCCGGAAAAATGGAGCGCGTCAATGGAGCGCATCGAACGCGAAAGCGTGCGCATGGATAAACTGGTGGGAGAGCTGCTGACACTGGCGCGTCTGGAAGCCGGCGCCATCCGCGCCAGCCAGGAAGAAATCAGCATGGCCGACCTGCTGGACCAGATCGCCGACGACGCCCGCTACGAAGCGGCCAGTCAGCAGCGCACCGTGGTGCAGGAAGGTGAAGCGGATGTCGGCGTGATCGGTCAGGCCGATCTGCTCGGCCGCGCGATAGAAAACGTGGTGCGCAACGCCATCAAGCACAGCCCGGAGGGCGGCGAAGTGGAATTGCAGGCGCGCGCGCTGCCGGACGCAAAGCAACTGATAATCCGCGTACTCGATCGCGGACCGGGCGTGGCGCCGGCCGACCTGGACACCATCTTCCAGCCGTTCTTCCGCTCCAGCAACGCTAGCACGGAAGGCCACGGCCTCGGCCTGGCGATCGCCCAGCATGTCATCGAAGCGCACGGCGGCAGCATCAAGGCCAGCAACCGTGCCGGTGGCGGCCTCTGTGTGGAAATGATTTTGCCGGTCAAACGCTGA